The segment CACGAGATAAATTTTCCCTTCACTTAGTATTTCCGAAAACTCTTTTCAGTATATCGCTGATTCTCGCCACAGGGTCAGTGCGGATTTTCTTTTCTTCTCCCGCAATTAATTTGAAAAGCCCTTCGAGCGCTTTGGAAGTAATGTATTGTTCAAGATTGGGATTTTGCTTCTCCACTCCGGGCACTTTATTATAGGTAGTGATGATGGGATTCCAGTATTTTGTCACTTCCACTTTTTGAATGGCGTTTTTTATTATCGGAGTAAACTTCGCGGTGAGTTCTCCCGATGTTTTATCATTCAGGTATTGCGTGGCGGCATTATCAGCGCCATGAAGAATAGAAAATCCATCGGCAATGCTCATGCCTTTGATTGCATCCAGAAAAACAGGCGCTGCCTCCTTGCTTGCTTCTTCGGCAGCGCGGTTGATGCTCATTTCAAAATCCTGCACCTGCTTATGCATTCCCAAATCCTCCACCGTGTTTTTTATTTTTTGCGCTTCGGAGGGAAACGGAATAAAGATGAGCGGATTTTTGTAGAAGCCATCTGCTTTCGATGCCGATGCCGTGGAATTATTTGTTCCCACATTCAGCGCTTCGCGCAATCCCTGAATCACTTCGTCATTGGAGAGCGGCTTGCTGCCCGATTTTATCTGGTTGATTTCTTTGTTCGCATCATTGGCGGCTTTGTTCCAGTCAATCTGCCCCGTGGAAGCGCAGGAGAAAAAAAGAAATAAAAAAGAACTTGCGAGAATGTTTTTGAAAGTTTTCATAGATAACTATTTTGGTTTGCAATCAAACATACAAATATTCTGCCAAAGGTACGGATAACGAATCGGCTTCTGCTCTGCGAATAAATATCCGCTCGCTTCATTCGTAGATTCGTGGTGATTGGGTATCTGTACTTTTGTATTTTCGCAAAAAAAAGTCAAATGACGCAAATCAAATTCGGAACAGACGGCTGGCGTGCCATCATTGCAAAGGACTTCACCGTTGAAAATGTGGCGCGCGTGGCGGAAGGAACCGCCATCTGGCTTTCAAACTCGGTGGCTCATTCGCCCGATAAATCGCTGCGCGTGGTAGTGGGCTACGATTGCCGCTTTGGCGGAAAATTATTTTCTGAAACCACTGCAAAAATTCTCGCGCATTACGGAATAGAAGTTTTGCTCGCAAATGCTTCACCCCGCACCGAAGGTCGGGGAGGTTTTGTTTCCACTCCCATGGTTTCTTTCGGAACGGTGAAACATAAAGCAAACCTCGGAATCATTATCACTGCCAGCCACAACCCGCCATCGTACAACGGATATAAACTGAAAGGACCTTATGGCGGACCGCTTTTGCCCAAGCATGTTTCTGAAATTGAAAACCTCATTCCCGAAAAATGCTCGGTGAATGTTGATTCCATTTCTTTTCCTCACCCGATGATACATACCATTGACCTCGAAAATCTTTATTGCAAACAGGTGGAGAAGAACTTTGATTTGAAAGCAATCAAGAAATCAAAGATGGTACTCGCGTACGATGCCATGTTTGGCGCAGGGCAAAACGTAATGAAACGGATTCTGCCCGACACGATTATGCTTCACTGCGAAAACAATCCATCCTTCAACGGAACTGCGCCCGAGCCCATTGCAAAAAATCTTCTGGAGATTTCTTCCCTCATAAAAAAATCGAAGGGAAAAAATAAAATCTCTTGCGCCCTTGCCACCGATGGCGATGCCGACCGCCTCGGCTTGTTCGGCAGCAAAGGAAATTTTGTGGACTCGCATCACATCATTCTGCTGCTCATTCATTATCTCTGCAAATACAAAAAGATGCGCGGCAAGGTCTGCACCGCGTTTTCCACCACCGTGCGCATAAAAAAAATGTGCGCGCACTATAATCTTCCGCTCGATGTGGTGAAAATCGGATTCAAATATATCTGCGGAATCATGATTAAGGAAGACGTTCTGCTGGGCGGAGAAGAATCGGGCGGCATTGCCATTAAAGGGCATATTCCCGAGCGCGATGGAATCTGGATTGGGTTAACGCTCTGGGAATTCATGGCGAAGTCAAAAAAAACGCTCGAAGAATTAATTAAAGAGGTCTACGCTATTACCGGAAGTTTCGCCTTCGAGCGCGATGACTGGCATCTTGCGGAAGAACTGAAAAATAAAATTGTGGAGAACTGCAAACAGGGAAACTATTCCTCCTTCGGAAAATATAAAGTGGAAAGAACAGAAGACCTTGACGGCTGGAAATATTTTTTCAACGAAGAAGAATGGCTGATGATTCGCGCATCGGGCACAGAGCCGGTTCTCAGATTATACGCAGAGTCATCCACGCAGAAAAAAGCACTTGACATTCTGAAAGCAGCGAAGAAAACACTTCTGAAAGTCGCCTGATTAAATATGATTAAACACTTTTGCCTTTTCTTTTTTCTGCTTACTGCTTGCTTGCTGCCTTCCGCTGCATTCGCACAGGCGCCCAAATCTTTCTCTGCCGATTCGGTGAAGTTCCTCAGCGAAATGGACGACTGGTTTTCTTCCATCAAGGGAAAAGAAAAAGAAGGGCATGAGTTCATCAAGGAGCAGTTCAAGCCCTTCTGGTTCAGCGGCACGTTATCAGATGACAAGCGCATGTTTGTTTACAACACCAGCGCTGCCATGCTCAAAAAAAACATGCGCCCCTTTCCCGATTACTTCAATTTCTTCAGCGCCATCATGAACTTTTACAACGTGGCGAAGTTGCAGGAGAGCAGTTTTCAGTCGTGGCGCGAGAGTTTGGAAAAACTGCTGGCGAAAGGAAGCGGAACAAAACTTTCCGCCTTCCTCGATGCCTCCAACGGAATTTTCTCTTCCAACAAATTATACAAGTCATCCTCGGTGGAATGGTTCACCGGCAGCAACAACTACGATTTTCAGTTCGACTCGCTGCCGAAAATTATTTTCTCTTCCACCAACTTATACTGCGCGGTGAAAGCCGACACCGCCACCATTTTCGGAACAAGCGGAGTGTATTATCCCACCGAAAAAAAATGGGTGGGCAAGGGAGGAAAAGTTACCTGGACGCGCGCGGGCATTGACGATGCGCTCGTGTATGCCGAACTGAACAACTATACCATTCTCACCACCAAGCA is part of the Bacteroidota bacterium genome and harbors:
- a CDS encoding DUF4197 domain-containing protein — encoded protein: MKTFKNILASSFLFLFFSCASTGQIDWNKAANDANKEINQIKSGSKPLSNDEVIQGLREALNVGTNNSTASASKADGFYKNPLIFIPFPSEAQKIKNTVEDLGMHKQVQDFEMSINRAAEEASKEAAPVFLDAIKGMSIADGFSILHGADNAATQYLNDKTSGELTAKFTPIIKNAIQKVEVTKYWNPIITTYNKVPGVEKQNPNLEQYITSKALEGLFKLIAGEEKKIRTDPVARISDILKRVFGNTK
- a CDS encoding phosphoglucomutase/phosphomannomutase family protein — encoded protein: MTQIKFGTDGWRAIIAKDFTVENVARVAEGTAIWLSNSVAHSPDKSLRVVVGYDCRFGGKLFSETTAKILAHYGIEVLLANASPRTEGRGGFVSTPMVSFGTVKHKANLGIIITASHNPPSYNGYKLKGPYGGPLLPKHVSEIENLIPEKCSVNVDSISFPHPMIHTIDLENLYCKQVEKNFDLKAIKKSKMVLAYDAMFGAGQNVMKRILPDTIMLHCENNPSFNGTAPEPIAKNLLEISSLIKKSKGKNKISCALATDGDADRLGLFGSKGNFVDSHHIILLLIHYLCKYKKMRGKVCTAFSTTVRIKKMCAHYNLPLDVVKIGFKYICGIMIKEDVLLGGEESGGIAIKGHIPERDGIWIGLTLWEFMAKSKKTLEELIKEVYAITGSFAFERDDWHLAEELKNKIVENCKQGNYSSFGKYKVERTEDLDGWKYFFNEEEWLMIRASGTEPVLRLYAESSTQKKALDILKAAKKTLLKVA